The proteins below are encoded in one region of Nitrosomonas ureae:
- a CDS encoding class I SAM-dependent methyltransferase, which yields MKKHSGYIPALHYHWLTRWYDPMMRWFFPESGIHANLITQAHIQPEQTVLDVGCGTGTLTLLIKQAYPNVVIHGLDIDAKILQIAQRKARQAGQNILWQQGTATSLPYADQSLDHVCASLLLHHLTRQDKQHMLREALRVLKPGGMLHVADFGRPHDFSMWLISWFMRWFEEIHDNVLGLLPVFMTDTGFHQVVTTAHHRTVAGTIALYRAVKPLG from the coding sequence ATGAAAAAACACTCCGGGTACATCCCGGCCTTGCATTATCATTGGCTGACACGCTGGTACGATCCCATGATGCGGTGGTTTTTCCCGGAATCGGGAATCCATGCAAACTTGATTACGCAGGCGCATATCCAGCCAGAACAAACCGTGCTGGATGTGGGCTGCGGTACGGGTACACTGACATTACTGATCAAACAGGCCTATCCTAATGTTGTCATTCATGGATTGGATATCGACGCAAAAATCCTACAGATTGCGCAACGAAAAGCCAGGCAGGCCGGCCAAAACATTCTGTGGCAGCAGGGTACAGCCACCAGCTTGCCTTATGCGGACCAAAGCCTTGACCATGTGTGCGCCAGCCTGTTGCTGCACCATCTGACACGGCAAGATAAGCAACACATGCTGCGGGAGGCATTGCGCGTACTGAAGCCCGGCGGCATGTTGCACGTGGCGGATTTCGGCAGACCGCACGATTTCAGTATGTGGTTGATATCATGGTTCATGCGGTGGTTTGAAGAGATACACGACAATGTATTGGGTTTGTTGCCGGTTTTTATGACAGACACCGGATTTCATCAGGTTGTAACGACTGCTCATCATCGTACTGTTGCAGGCACGATTGCGTTATACCGGGCCGTTAAGCCCCTTGGCTGA
- the mnmG gene encoding tRNA uridine-5-carboxymethylaminomethyl(34) synthesis enzyme MnmG translates to MSNYKDFDIIVVGGGHAGTEAALAAARMGCQTLLLTHNIETIGQMSCNPSIGGIGKSHLVKEIDALGGAMGMAADEAGIQFRILNSSKGPAVRATRAQADRVLYKQAIRNRIENQPNLRVMQQAVDDLIIEQDRVIGVVTQLQIKIRARAVILTVGTFLAGLAHIGKTHFKAGRAGDPPSMTLAQRLREMEFPAGRLKTGTPPRIDGRTMDYAKLLEQPGDQPTPWFSMIDTDIPHPRQISCWITHTNDRTHDVIRDGLTDSPLFSGKIEGIGPRYCPSIEDKVVRFSARESHQIFLEPEGLGTHEIYPNGISTSLSFEVQVKLIHSIAGLENAHITRPGYAIEYDYFDPRNLKHSLETKTIESLFFAGQINGTTGYEEAAAQGLLAGVNAALKIQARAAWLPQRNEAYLGVLVDDLVTSGVTEPYRMFTSRAEYRLQLREDNADLRLTDTGRKLGLIDDQRWAAFSAKQEAIEKEQQRLNSTRVLPGTLPEQDAIRVLGKSIEREYTLTELLKRPDVTYHSLMTLPGAGKSVANVQVAEQVEIQAKYHGYIQRQQEEVSRQSQYENTLLPKDIDYCAVKGLSTEVQQKLNQHKPETVGQASRISGVTPAAISLLLVHLKRGFAVNE, encoded by the coding sequence ATGAGCAATTACAAGGATTTTGACATTATTGTTGTGGGCGGTGGGCATGCCGGAACTGAGGCTGCATTGGCAGCGGCACGCATGGGTTGTCAAACATTATTGCTAACGCACAATATTGAAACGATTGGTCAAATGTCGTGTAATCCGTCGATTGGCGGCATTGGCAAGAGTCACTTGGTGAAAGAGATCGATGCTTTGGGCGGTGCGATGGGTATGGCGGCGGATGAGGCAGGGATCCAGTTTCGCATATTGAACTCAAGCAAGGGCCCTGCGGTCAGGGCGACGCGGGCACAAGCTGATCGAGTGTTGTATAAGCAAGCGATCCGTAACCGCATTGAGAATCAGCCTAACCTGCGGGTAATGCAGCAGGCGGTGGATGATTTGATTATCGAGCAGGATCGCGTGATTGGCGTGGTTACGCAGCTTCAGATTAAAATTCGTGCGCGTGCGGTGATCCTGACAGTGGGTACGTTCCTGGCCGGGCTTGCGCATATCGGCAAAACTCATTTCAAAGCAGGCCGCGCAGGTGACCCGCCGTCGATGACGCTGGCGCAGCGATTGCGTGAAATGGAATTTCCGGCGGGACGACTGAAAACCGGCACGCCGCCGCGAATCGATGGCCGCACGATGGATTATGCCAAGCTGCTGGAGCAGCCGGGTGATCAGCCAACACCGTGGTTTTCGATGATCGATACCGATATCCCGCATCCGCGTCAGATTTCCTGTTGGATTACGCATACCAATGATAGGACCCACGATGTCATCCGCGATGGCCTGACCGATTCGCCTTTGTTTTCCGGAAAAATAGAAGGCATCGGGCCGCGTTATTGTCCATCGATCGAAGATAAGGTGGTGCGTTTTTCCGCGCGCGAATCACATCAGATTTTTCTCGAACCGGAAGGCCTGGGAACGCATGAAATCTATCCCAATGGTATTTCAACCAGTTTGTCGTTTGAGGTGCAGGTCAAACTGATTCATTCGATTGCCGGCTTGGAAAACGCGCATATCACGCGTCCGGGCTATGCCATCGAATACGATTACTTCGATCCGCGCAATCTAAAACACTCACTTGAAACCAAAACCATCGAAAGCCTGTTTTTTGCCGGACAGATCAACGGCACCACCGGCTATGAAGAAGCTGCGGCGCAGGGATTGCTGGCCGGAGTTAATGCCGCATTGAAAATTCAGGCACGTGCTGCCTGGCTGCCACAACGCAATGAGGCGTATCTGGGCGTGCTGGTCGACGATCTGGTGACTTCCGGTGTGACCGAGCCGTACCGCATGTTTACCAGCCGCGCCGAATATCGTTTGCAATTGCGTGAAGACAATGCTGATTTACGTTTGACTGATACCGGAAGAAAGCTGGGCTTGATCGATGATCAGCGCTGGGCGGCATTTAGCGCAAAACAGGAAGCAATTGAAAAAGAACAACAACGGCTCAATTCAACACGTGTGTTGCCGGGAACATTGCCGGAACAGGACGCTATCCGTGTACTCGGGAAAAGCATCGAACGCGAATATACCTTAACCGAATTGCTCAAACGACCGGACGTTACCTATCATTCATTGATGACCCTGCCGGGTGCAGGCAAATCTGTGGCAAATGTGCAAGTGGCTGAACAAGTTGAGATTCAGGCCAAATATCACGGTTATATCCAACGTCAGCAGGAAGAAGTTTCCCGCCAATCGCAATATGAAAATACTTTGCTGCCGAAGGATATCGATTATTGCGCCGTGAAAGGATTGTCGACCGAAGTGCAACAAAAACTGAATCAGCACAAACCGGAGACCGTAGGCCAGGCATCGCGGATTTCCGGAGTAACGCCGGCAGCGATTTCGCTATTGCTGGTGCATCTGAAACGTGGATTTGCGGTCAATGAATGA
- the rsmG gene encoding 16S rRNA (guanine(527)-N(7))-methyltransferase RsmG encodes MSLLPQITQSLRALDKTVTAPEEQLAKNIERYLVLIEKWNRVHNLTAVRSAQDMLTQHVMDSLVVLPHIHGTHVIDVGTGAGLPGIPIALAKPDWHVALVESNQKKIAFLQQVKIELELKNVEVVSKRIEDISADKKADTIISRAFSELGEFIALTRQWTTVQNTSCRWVAMKAHCSEQERKQIREPFVIEDIVTLNVPGLKATRQLVIIKYDPDSTANG; translated from the coding sequence ATGAGCCTGCTACCGCAAATTACGCAAAGTTTGCGCGCACTGGATAAGACTGTAACCGCACCGGAAGAACAGCTTGCAAAAAACATCGAGCGTTATTTGGTGCTGATCGAAAAGTGGAACAGGGTTCATAATCTGACGGCGGTACGCAGTGCGCAAGACATGCTGACTCAACATGTGATGGATAGCCTTGTAGTGCTACCGCATATTCATGGCACGCACGTTATTGATGTGGGTACCGGGGCTGGATTGCCGGGTATTCCGATTGCGCTGGCAAAGCCGGATTGGCATGTGGCGCTGGTGGAAAGCAATCAAAAGAAAATCGCCTTTTTGCAGCAAGTAAAAATCGAGTTGGAGTTGAAGAACGTTGAAGTTGTATCAAAACGCATTGAAGATATTTCTGCGGATAAAAAAGCGGATACCATTATCTCGCGCGCTTTCTCCGAACTGGGAGAATTCATCGCATTAACCCGGCAGTGGACAACGGTACAGAATACCAGTTGTCGCTGGGTAGCGATGAAGGCACATTGTTCAGAGCAGGAACGCAAGCAAATTCGTGAGCCGTTTGTAATTGAAGACATCGTAACGCTGAACGTGCCCGGACTGAAAGCAACACGGCAGCTAGTTATTATTAAATATGATCCTGATTCAACTGCAAATGGCTAA
- a CDS encoding ParA family protein: protein MTKILAITNQKGGVGKTTTSVNLAASLAASGKRVLLVDLDPQANATMGSGINKQKVKNTVYHVLMGNEEIQHVRVSSPQGKYDLIPANRDLAGAEVEMVEFSQREARLKTALEGIASDYDYILIDCPPALNMLTLNGLCAAHAVMIPMQCEYYALEGLSDLVNTIKRVRNSFNSTLRIEGLLRTMFDPRNILAQQVSDQLQKHFGDKVYRTVIPRNVRLAEAPGFGLPVLYHDGQSKGAQAYLELAKEILAGHHL from the coding sequence ATGACCAAAATACTCGCTATTACCAATCAAAAAGGCGGTGTCGGAAAAACCACCACCAGCGTGAATCTGGCGGCAAGTCTGGCGGCATCCGGGAAGCGCGTTTTATTGGTCGATCTTGACCCGCAAGCTAATGCGACAATGGGTAGTGGTATTAATAAGCAGAAGGTAAAAAACACGGTTTACCATGTGCTGATGGGTAATGAGGAAATACAGCATGTGCGGGTGAGCAGCCCGCAGGGGAAATACGATTTGATTCCCGCCAATCGGGATCTGGCCGGGGCGGAAGTGGAGATGGTGGAGTTTTCCCAGCGCGAAGCACGATTGAAAACCGCGCTGGAAGGCATTGCAAGTGACTATGATTATATTTTGATTGACTGTCCGCCGGCATTAAACATGCTGACATTAAACGGCTTATGCGCTGCACATGCGGTAATGATTCCGATGCAATGTGAATATTATGCATTGGAAGGATTAAGTGATCTGGTTAATACGATCAAGCGCGTACGCAATAGTTTTAATTCGACTTTGCGCATTGAAGGCTTATTACGCACTATGTTTGATCCGCGCAATATTCTGGCACAGCAGGTTTCCGATCAATTGCAAAAACATTTCGGTGACAAAGTGTATCGCACCGTGATTCCGCGTAATGTACGCTTGGCAGAGGCACCCGGTTTTGGCTTGCCGGTTTTGTATCACGATGGCCAATCCAAGGGGGCGCAGGCTTATCTCGAACTCGCCAAAGAAATACTTGCAGGACATCATCTCTAA
- a CDS encoding ParB/RepB/Spo0J family partition protein: MIKQKGLGRGLDALLSGSADVALVEESLQSIETVRLQPGKYQPRTNMDQVALTELAESIKAQGIMQPILVRPVDQGRYEIIAGERRWRAAQLAGLNEVPALIRKVADESALAMSLIENIQRENLNPLEEAMGIQRLINEFGMTHQTAGEALGNSRSTISNLLRLLNLSAPVQELMMQGKIDMGHGRALLSLVPAQQIKLANIIAQKQLSVRETEKLVNQIEHPTPKKIKKTDRDLLRLQEDVSERLGAQVAIKPQKNGQGNIVIHYTSLDQLDDILSKF; encoded by the coding sequence ATGATAAAACAGAAAGGCTTGGGGCGCGGGCTGGACGCTTTGTTATCAGGCAGTGCAGACGTCGCGCTGGTGGAAGAGTCGTTGCAGAGTATCGAAACAGTCAGATTGCAGCCGGGCAAATACCAGCCCAGAACCAATATGGATCAGGTGGCGTTGACGGAGCTGGCGGAATCGATCAAAGCGCAAGGTATCATGCAGCCGATTCTGGTGCGTCCGGTCGATCAAGGTCGTTATGAGATTATTGCCGGTGAGCGCCGCTGGCGCGCTGCACAGTTGGCGGGGCTGAATGAAGTGCCCGCACTGATTCGCAAGGTTGCCGATGAATCCGCGCTGGCGATGTCGTTGATTGAAAACATACAACGCGAAAATTTAAACCCCCTGGAAGAGGCAATGGGCATTCAGCGCCTGATCAATGAGTTTGGCATGACACACCAGACCGCTGGGGAAGCGCTGGGCAATTCGCGCAGCACCATTTCCAATTTGTTGCGTTTGCTGAATCTTTCAGCACCCGTTCAAGAATTGATGATGCAAGGCAAGATCGATATGGGGCATGGACGCGCATTGTTGTCACTGGTGCCTGCACAGCAGATCAAACTTGCCAATATCATCGCGCAGAAACAATTATCGGTGCGCGAAACAGAAAAGCTCGTGAACCAGATCGAACACCCGACACCTAAAAAGATAAAGAAAACCGACCGCGATCTTTTGCGGCTGCAAGAAGACGTATCGGAACGTCTGGGGGCGCAGGTGGCGATCAAGCCGCAAAAAAATGGTCAGGGAAATATCGTGATCCACTATACCAGCCTGGATCAGTTGGATGATATTCTCAGCAAATTCTAG
- a CDS encoding Trm112 family protein → MDSRLLDILVCPLCKGPLIYKKEDKELICKPDRMAFAIKDGIPVMLADEARRISDDVEIK, encoded by the coding sequence ATGGACTCAAGATTGCTCGATATTCTGGTGTGTCCGCTCTGTAAAGGGCCGTTGATTTATAAAAAGGAGGATAAGGAATTAATTTGTAAGCCCGACCGAATGGCGTTTGCGATTAAAGACGGTATTCCGGTGATGCTAGCGGATGAGGCGCGTAGAATATCCGATGATGTTGAAATTAAATAA
- a CDS encoding ADP-ribosylglycohydrolase family protein encodes MNLNIKLDPRAAAILGALIADSASLGLHWLYDSERIAQIEKTKGLTFLQPDANDYTGGSGYFAHGGKTMGDASGYGELCLLMLRHFAQHDEFDRIAYQTEYRDYLGPGGAYVGYVDSPTRQTLQALLALKPEEFPEYSGADDDQFAALATIPVVVATHAGSQQALMTQIERVVRLTNHNDTAVAAAQYAGCVLFNILHGKSIVEALVGALPSAGEKLALLVEESLQTCILNSATIAQRFGTACHVLEGVPVIAHIVRYAPDYRTAIEENIRIGGDSCGRAIMLGAIMAAHAVQQDQPFASIPLEWAARYRNLVAAADACGVIRL; translated from the coding sequence ATGAATCTGAATATTAAACTTGATCCGCGGGCGGCGGCTATTCTGGGCGCATTGATTGCTGACTCAGCTTCGCTGGGTTTGCATTGGTTATATGATTCCGAGCGTATTGCGCAGATCGAGAAAACCAAGGGACTCACTTTTTTGCAGCCCGATGCGAATGATTATACGGGGGGAAGCGGTTACTTTGCGCATGGTGGCAAAACGATGGGGGATGCATCAGGATACGGTGAATTGTGTCTGCTGATGTTACGGCATTTTGCGCAGCATGATGAATTTGATCGAATAGCCTACCAGACTGAATATCGGGATTATTTAGGTCCGGGTGGTGCTTATGTCGGTTATGTCGATTCACCGACACGCCAGACGCTACAAGCGTTGTTAGCGCTTAAGCCGGAAGAATTCCCGGAATATTCCGGCGCCGATGATGATCAGTTTGCTGCATTGGCAACGATACCGGTTGTGGTGGCTACACATGCCGGATCGCAACAAGCGTTGATGACTCAAATTGAGCGTGTTGTGCGTTTGACTAACCATAATGACACGGCAGTGGCGGCGGCGCAGTATGCAGGTTGTGTTCTGTTCAACATTTTGCATGGAAAATCGATCGTTGAAGCGCTCGTCGGTGCATTGCCGAGTGCAGGCGAGAAACTGGCTCTTTTGGTGGAAGAATCGCTGCAAACGTGCATACTGAATAGTGCTACGATCGCTCAACGCTTTGGCACGGCTTGCCATGTTCTGGAGGGTGTGCCTGTGATTGCGCATATTGTTCGATATGCACCAGACTATCGTACCGCAATTGAAGAAAATATTCGTATCGGTGGGGATAGTTGCGGCCGCGCCATTATGCTTGGCGCCATCATGGCGGCTCATGCGGTACAGCAAGATCAGCCATTTGCCTCGATTCCGCTCGAATGGGCGGCACGCTACAGGAATCTGGTCGCTGCAGCAGATGCATGTGGCGTCATAAGACTGTAA
- a CDS encoding DUF3460 family protein yields the protein MDYSYESDHTKFMREYLEKNPEVRDKRAEARNMWWDKKQDIQERKRFVESEVPMKPYVYFNG from the coding sequence ATGGATTATAGTTATGAATCTGATCACACCAAATTCATGCGCGAATATCTGGAGAAAAATCCGGAAGTTAGAGACAAACGTGCGGAAGCGCGCAATATGTGGTGGGACAAAAAACAGGATATCCAGGAACGCAAGCGCTTCGTAGAGTCTGAAGTTCCGATGAAACCCTATGTTTATTTTAATGGTTAG
- a CDS encoding SDR family oxidoreductase, with protein sequence MKKTILITGCSSGIGYCVAKALHQRGYRVFATARRRDNVAALLEEGLESFRLDLNDSNSIQFAFEEVMRRTDGELYALFNNGAYGLPGAVEDLNRDALRAQFETNVFGWQELTNLALPVMRRQGYGRIIQNSSVLGFVALPFRGAYNASKYAIEGLSDTLRLELKGSNVYVSLIEPGPIASKFRINAVKALEKYIDIENSYHREKYQGVLGRLNKPGPAVPFTLPPEAVLKRVIHALEAAKPQPRYYVTFPTYLFGVLKRVLSTRALDLLLAKSGDNN encoded by the coding sequence ATGAAAAAAACTATACTCATTACCGGTTGTTCCAGTGGAATCGGTTACTGTGTTGCCAAGGCATTGCATCAACGCGGTTATCGCGTGTTTGCAACCGCCCGGCGGCGGGACAATGTCGCAGCATTGCTGGAGGAGGGCCTGGAAAGCTTTCGTCTGGATTTGAACGATTCAAACTCGATTCAGTTTGCCTTTGAGGAAGTCATGCGCCGTACTGATGGGGAGCTTTATGCACTATTCAACAATGGCGCCTATGGATTACCCGGCGCAGTGGAAGATCTGAATCGCGATGCTTTGCGCGCGCAGTTCGAAACCAACGTGTTCGGCTGGCAGGAATTGACCAATCTGGCGCTACCGGTTATGCGCCGACAAGGTTACGGCCGGATTATTCAGAACAGCTCGGTATTGGGCTTCGTGGCATTGCCTTTCCGTGGGGCATACAACGCTTCCAAATACGCCATTGAGGGACTCAGCGATACCTTACGGCTGGAATTGAAAGGCAGCAATGTCTATGTCAGTCTGATCGAACCCGGGCCGATTGCCAGCAAGTTTCGTATCAACGCTGTCAAAGCACTGGAAAAATATATCGACATCGAAAATAGCTATCATCGTGAAAAATACCAGGGGGTATTGGGACGCCTGAATAAGCCGGGGCCTGCGGTCCCTTTTACGCTGCCTCCTGAAGCTGTACTGAAACGCGTAATCCACGCGCTTGAAGCCGCAAAACCCCAACCACGCTATTATGTGACTTTCCCAACCTATTTATTTGGCGTTCTAAAGCGTGTACTGAGTACACGCGCACTCGATTTGTTGCTGGCTAAATCGGGGGACAATAATTGA